The proteins below come from a single Prolixibacter sp. NT017 genomic window:
- a CDS encoding efflux RND transporter periplasmic adaptor subunit — protein sequence MKKFFKIFGFVLLGAIFLGTLGFLYQKSQAKPEVFKDETPLITNIIQKTVATGSVVPRKEVEVKPQVSGIIQKLYVQAGDKVKEGDILAKVKIIPDMVNLNAAEARVAKSKISMEDAQLDYDRVSKLFKKQVVSREDYQKSKIAYEGAKAEVEAAENNLDLIRKGVTKSSEKTTNTLIRATITGMVLDVPVKVGNSVIQSNTFNDGTTIATLADMNDMIFDGKVDETEVGKIREGMPIEMTIGAIENEKFDATLEYISPKGEEENGAIQFEIKAKVNLKKDQFIRAGYSANADIVLARRDSVLAVPEGLLQFDNDSAYVEVETQPQQYEKRYVKTGLSDGINIEIKDGITKDDHLKGAKVEPGSQNS from the coding sequence ATGAAAAAGTTTTTCAAAATCTTCGGATTCGTTTTACTGGGGGCTATATTCCTCGGAACACTGGGTTTCCTGTACCAAAAATCGCAGGCAAAACCGGAAGTATTTAAAGATGAAACCCCACTGATTACCAACATCATTCAGAAGACGGTGGCTACCGGTTCGGTAGTTCCGCGAAAAGAGGTGGAAGTAAAACCACAGGTATCAGGAATTATCCAGAAACTCTATGTACAAGCCGGTGATAAAGTGAAAGAAGGCGATATTCTGGCGAAGGTGAAAATCATTCCCGATATGGTGAACCTGAATGCCGCTGAAGCCCGCGTTGCCAAGTCTAAAATCAGCATGGAAGATGCGCAACTTGACTACGATCGCGTTTCGAAACTATTTAAGAAGCAAGTGGTTTCCCGTGAAGATTACCAGAAGTCGAAAATTGCTTACGAAGGAGCTAAAGCTGAAGTGGAAGCTGCCGAAAATAACCTCGACTTGATTCGCAAAGGGGTAACCAAGAGCTCGGAAAAAACCACCAACACATTGATTCGCGCCACCATCACGGGTATGGTGCTCGACGTGCCTGTGAAAGTGGGAAATTCGGTTATCCAGTCGAACACGTTCAACGACGGAACCACCATTGCCACGCTGGCCGATATGAATGACATGATTTTCGACGGGAAAGTTGATGAGACCGAAGTTGGAAAAATTAGGGAAGGCATGCCCATCGAAATGACCATCGGTGCTATCGAGAATGAGAAATTTGATGCGACGTTGGAATATATTTCACCGAAAGGGGAAGAAGAAAACGGAGCCATTCAGTTTGAAATTAAGGCGAAGGTCAACCTGAAGAAGGACCAGTTCATCCGTGCCGGATACAGTGCCAATGCCGATATTGTACTCGCCCGTCGCGACAGCGTACTGGCTGTTCCGGAAGGTTTGCTGCAATTTGATAACGACTCGGCTTACGTAGAAGTAGAGACTCAGCCGCAACAATACGAAAAACGCTATGTGAAAACCGGTCTGTCCGATGGTATCAACATCGAAATCAAGGACGGAATTACCAAGGATGACCACCTGAAAGGTGCCAAAGTAGAGCCGGGATCGCAGAATAGTTAA
- a CDS encoding efflux RND transporter periplasmic adaptor subunit, with translation MKKKKRNFRLLIILAFALIILLIIGKKAGWFGKDFATRVAVEKAEKKDITELITANGKIEPQTEVKISPEVPGEIIELPVKEGDEVKEGDLLAVIKPDIYISNLNRSRASLNTQKARLAQAEAQLTEKKLAFDRSKQLFKRQTISQADYQSAEAAYKVAVSEVEAARFLVKSAESSVQESEENLTKTKIYAPISGTISKLNVEKGERVVGTNQFAGTELMTVANLNSMEVKVEVNENDIVKVQLGDTALVEIDAYVNRKFKGIVTEIASSANISGTSTDQVTNFDVKILLLQSSYDDLLKKQSERYPFLPGMSATVDIRTNTRNGVITVPIQAVTTRSETGEAKAETAGLQQVNDEETSDNGNEQPKPEAKQHEIVFVYNDGVVREKQVKTGIQDNVNIEIEDGLKGGEEVVTAPYGLISRTLKDSMAVEVVPIDELYKTKK, from the coding sequence ATGAAGAAGAAAAAAAGGAATTTTCGTCTGCTAATTATCCTGGCTTTTGCACTTATTATTCTGCTTATCATCGGTAAAAAAGCCGGCTGGTTTGGAAAAGATTTTGCTACGCGGGTAGCCGTCGAAAAAGCAGAGAAGAAAGATATCACCGAGCTCATTACGGCAAACGGAAAGATTGAGCCGCAAACCGAGGTAAAAATCAGTCCGGAAGTTCCCGGTGAAATTATCGAACTTCCCGTAAAGGAAGGCGACGAAGTAAAAGAAGGCGACCTGTTGGCCGTTATCAAGCCCGATATTTACATTTCCAACCTCAACCGGTCGCGTGCCAGCTTAAACACGCAAAAAGCCCGTTTAGCACAGGCTGAAGCCCAACTCACCGAAAAGAAACTGGCCTTCGACCGCTCGAAACAACTTTTCAAACGGCAAACCATTTCGCAGGCCGATTACCAATCGGCGGAAGCTGCCTATAAAGTCGCTGTTTCGGAAGTTGAAGCCGCTCGTTTCCTGGTAAAAAGTGCCGAATCGAGTGTGCAGGAATCGGAAGAAAACCTGACGAAAACCAAAATCTATGCTCCCATTTCGGGAACGATTTCCAAACTCAACGTCGAAAAAGGGGAGCGCGTTGTAGGAACCAACCAGTTTGCCGGTACCGAGCTGATGACGGTTGCCAACCTTAACAGCATGGAGGTAAAGGTTGAAGTCAATGAGAACGACATTGTGAAAGTGCAGTTAGGTGATACCGCATTGGTAGAAATTGACGCCTATGTGAACCGGAAGTTCAAGGGAATTGTGACGGAAATTGCCAGTTCGGCTAATATATCCGGTACCTCAACCGACCAGGTCACCAATTTCGATGTGAAGATTTTATTGCTGCAAAGTTCGTATGATGATTTGCTGAAGAAACAATCGGAGCGCTATCCTTTCCTACCGGGAATGTCTGCAACCGTCGATATCCGGACTAATACCCGGAACGGCGTGATTACCGTCCCTATCCAGGCCGTTACCACACGTAGCGAAACCGGAGAAGCCAAAGCCGAAACCGCAGGTCTTCAGCAGGTCAATGATGAGGAAACAAGCGACAACGGGAATGAACAACCCAAACCGGAAGCGAAGCAACATGAGATTGTTTTCGTGTACAATGATGGCGTGGTTCGTGAAAAGCAGGTCAAAACCGGCATCCAGGACAACGTCAACATCGAAATAGAGGATGGGCTGAAAGGTGGTGAAGAGGTTGTTACCGCTCCCTACGGACTGATTTCGCGTACCCTGAAAGACTCCATGGCCGTCGAAGTCGTTCCAATTGACGAGTTGTATAAGACGAAGAAATAG
- a CDS encoding ABC transporter permease, producing the protein MFDIDVWQEIFSTIRKNKLRTFLTGFSVAWGIFMLMILLGSGNGLQNGVKQEFASNAVNAMWIWTGETSMPYKGMKTGRPIRFNNRDYTFLKNKVNGLDEVSSRFYLPGDTNYAYGNEYGSFTTVTCHPALQDVENIKLNKGRFINHKDITDFRKSIVIGKDIAKALFKEEDPIGKYIKVNDVPFKVVGVCHDPDNRNDRTAYMPVSTAQRIFNGGNRVHSFAVTTKMVTSEKQAEAITSEVREALAQRHKFNPDDKRAMGAFNMLTEYLRTMKIFQGIKIFVWVIGIGTLIAGIVGVSNIMLILVKERTREIGVRKALGASPRSVIGLILMESILITTVAGYIGLTMGVGIMEVVNYGLEQAFASGGGDGIFFRNPTVDFGTAITATLILILSGAIAGYIPAKKAASVKPIEALRDE; encoded by the coding sequence ATGTTTGATATCGATGTTTGGCAAGAAATATTCAGCACCATTCGCAAGAATAAGCTCCGTACTTTTCTCACCGGTTTCTCGGTAGCGTGGGGTATTTTCATGTTAATGATATTGCTCGGATCGGGAAACGGGTTGCAGAATGGCGTTAAACAGGAGTTTGCCAGCAACGCCGTCAACGCGATGTGGATCTGGACAGGTGAAACCAGTATGCCGTATAAAGGGATGAAAACCGGGCGTCCTATCCGCTTTAACAACCGGGACTATACCTTCCTGAAGAACAAAGTAAATGGACTCGACGAAGTTTCGTCCCGCTTCTATCTGCCAGGTGATACGAATTATGCCTACGGGAACGAATACGGCTCATTCACCACCGTTACCTGCCATCCTGCACTCCAGGACGTAGAAAATATTAAACTGAATAAAGGTCGCTTCATCAACCACAAGGATATTACCGACTTCCGGAAATCGATTGTCATCGGAAAAGATATAGCCAAGGCGCTATTCAAAGAAGAAGATCCCATCGGAAAATACATCAAGGTCAACGATGTTCCATTCAAAGTGGTTGGTGTTTGTCACGATCCGGATAACCGCAATGACCGTACAGCCTACATGCCGGTTTCTACTGCTCAGCGCATTTTCAACGGAGGTAACCGGGTACACAGTTTTGCCGTTACCACGAAAATGGTCACCTCGGAAAAACAAGCTGAAGCGATTACCTCGGAAGTTCGCGAAGCACTGGCACAGCGTCACAAATTCAATCCCGACGATAAACGTGCGATGGGTGCCTTCAACATGTTGACAGAATACCTGCGTACCATGAAGATTTTCCAGGGAATCAAAATATTCGTTTGGGTAATCGGTATCGGGACCTTGATTGCCGGAATTGTGGGTGTCAGCAACATCATGCTCATCCTCGTGAAAGAACGAACCCGCGAAATTGGTGTCCGTAAAGCGCTGGGGGCATCTCCCCGCTCTGTCATCGGTCTTATCCTGATGGAGTCCATCCTGATTACCACCGTAGCCGGATATATTGGATTAACCATGGGAGTCGGCATTATGGAGGTGGTGAATTACGGACTCGAACAGGCTTTTGCCTCGGGCGGAGGTGACGGAATCTTTTTCCGCAATCCAACAGTAGACTTTGGTACTGCCATTACAGCCACTTTGATCCTGATTCTTTCAGGAGCCATTGCCGGATACATTCCAGCTAAAAAGGCGGCCAGTGTAAAACCCATTGAAGCCCTTCGTGATGAATAA
- a CDS encoding alpha-galactosidase, whose amino-acid sequence MKRRTRILRRAGLFAAFLFLPFLIFQVEAQTIPVVTAHNALVFQVTPGKNVNMIYYGKKLSSPGEYAQIPGEYRQAQDYTGMYDAAYTPSGTRNLLEPAITVTHSDGNNSLALKYVGHQVKQLNDDVSLLSVELKDPVYDFEVTLYYKSYYKEDVIEQWSVIKHHEKGNVQLRKFASANLCLKGKSYWLRQFHGDWAKEMQPEVSKLTHGIKTLDTKLGTRAALFQPPVFMISLNQPSTEDEGEVLYGALEWSGNFRFDLEVDPQNNLRIIAGMNNYASTYSLKPGEEFKTPPFITVLSSKGKGEASRQLQDWARKYQIMDGEGSRLTLLNNWESTFFDFNESKLKALIKDTRKLGVDLFLLDDGWFGNKYPRNSDHAGLGDWQANKKKLPDGVFSLVKEATKDSVKFGIWIEPEMVNPKSELYHQHPDWIIKQPDRPEYYFRNQLVLDMSNPKVQDFVYHIVDNLLTKNPGLAYFKWDCNSVIYNAHSSYLGNQSHLYIDYVRGLYKVLDRIRKKYPHIPMMLCSGGGGRVDYGALKYFTEFWPSDNTDPLERIFIQWEYSYFYPAIATSNHVTAWGKQPLKFRTDVAMMGKLGFDIDISHLSDKDLQFCREAVKTYDSFKNIVWHGEQYRLSDPFTNDVASVMYVDKTKSSGVVFSYLVNNRFGKGSKLPIRFKGLDASKKYRIEEINLYPGTKSTLKANQVFSGDFLMQIGFNPDVNAQRTSVVLKLEEVK is encoded by the coding sequence ATGAAGCGACGAACAAGAATTCTTCGAAGGGCCGGATTATTTGCGGCTTTTCTGTTTTTGCCATTCCTGATTTTTCAGGTCGAAGCGCAAACAATTCCCGTGGTAACGGCACATAATGCCCTGGTATTTCAGGTGACCCCGGGGAAAAATGTAAATATGATTTACTACGGAAAGAAACTTTCCTCACCTGGCGAATATGCTCAAATTCCCGGGGAGTACCGACAAGCACAGGACTACACCGGCATGTACGACGCCGCTTATACGCCTTCGGGAACGCGCAATTTGCTGGAACCAGCCATCACGGTTACGCATTCCGACGGGAACAATTCCCTGGCGCTGAAATATGTTGGTCATCAGGTAAAGCAATTGAATGATGATGTTTCGTTGCTGAGTGTGGAACTCAAAGATCCGGTGTACGATTTTGAAGTGACTCTTTATTACAAATCCTACTATAAAGAAGATGTTATCGAGCAATGGAGCGTAATAAAACACCACGAGAAAGGAAATGTGCAGTTGCGGAAGTTTGCATCTGCCAATCTTTGTTTGAAGGGGAAAAGCTACTGGCTAAGGCAGTTTCATGGCGATTGGGCCAAAGAGATGCAGCCCGAAGTATCAAAACTGACGCACGGTATCAAAACGCTGGACACCAAGTTGGGCACTCGCGCGGCTCTGTTTCAGCCACCAGTTTTCATGATTTCGCTTAACCAACCTTCCACCGAGGATGAAGGAGAGGTACTATATGGTGCACTGGAGTGGAGCGGAAATTTCCGCTTCGATCTGGAAGTTGACCCACAGAACAACCTGCGCATCATTGCAGGAATGAACAACTACGCATCGACCTATTCGCTCAAACCCGGAGAAGAATTTAAAACGCCGCCTTTTATCACGGTGCTTTCCAGTAAAGGAAAAGGAGAGGCCAGTCGGCAATTGCAGGACTGGGCCCGCAAATACCAGATTATGGATGGCGAAGGTTCCCGATTGACGTTGCTCAATAACTGGGAATCGACGTTTTTCGATTTCAATGAAAGTAAACTGAAGGCGTTAATTAAGGATACCCGGAAGTTGGGCGTCGACTTGTTTTTGCTTGATGATGGCTGGTTTGGAAATAAATATCCGAGGAACAGCGATCATGCTGGCCTGGGCGACTGGCAGGCCAACAAAAAGAAACTGCCCGATGGTGTTTTCTCGTTGGTAAAAGAGGCGACCAAAGACAGTGTGAAGTTCGGTATTTGGATTGAGCCTGAAATGGTGAATCCGAAAAGTGAATTGTACCACCAGCATCCCGACTGGATCATCAAACAGCCCGATCGGCCCGAATATTACTTCCGGAACCAGCTGGTACTGGATATGAGCAATCCGAAAGTGCAGGATTTCGTGTATCATATTGTGGACAACTTATTGACCAAAAACCCGGGACTGGCCTATTTTAAGTGGGATTGCAATTCGGTTATTTATAACGCGCACTCATCCTACCTGGGAAATCAGTCGCATTTGTACATCGACTATGTGCGGGGACTGTATAAAGTATTGGACCGTATCCGGAAGAAATATCCGCACATCCCGATGATGTTATGCTCGGGAGGTGGTGGCCGTGTCGATTATGGTGCACTGAAATACTTCACCGAATTCTGGCCCAGCGATAATACCGATCCGCTCGAACGTATCTTTATTCAGTGGGAATATTCCTATTTCTATCCGGCCATTGCTACCAGCAATCATGTAACGGCCTGGGGGAAACAGCCGTTGAAGTTCCGTACCGATGTAGCCATGATGGGCAAACTGGGATTTGATATTGATATCAGCCACTTGAGTGATAAGGACCTGCAGTTTTGCCGCGAAGCTGTGAAAACGTATGACTCATTTAAGAACATTGTCTGGCACGGCGAACAATACCGGTTGTCCGATCCGTTTACCAACGATGTAGCATCGGTGATGTATGTCGATAAGACAAAATCTTCGGGGGTAGTTTTCAGTTACCTGGTGAATAACCGGTTTGGAAAAGGGAGCAAGTTGCCCATTCGCTTCAAAGGGTTGGATGCATCGAAGAAATACCGGATCGAGGAAATCAATCTTTATCCGGGTACGAAATCGACGTTGAAAGCCAATCAGGTTTTTAGCGGCGATTTCCTGATGCAAATCGGATTTAATCCAGATGTGAACGCACAGCGAACGAGTGTCGTTCTGAAACTAGAGGAAGTGAAATAA
- a CDS encoding ABC transporter permease, producing the protein MFDIERWNEIWNALTKNKLRSFLTAFGVFWGIFMLIVMTGAGNGLKHGIYDGVSKFAVNSAFMWTQRTGEPYKGFKRGRFWNMNSTDVTYIEDHVQGIKYLAPKLFGWRERSGDNTVRDNRTGAFSIVGDYPVYTKIDPVTMVKGRWINEIDILDKRKVCVIGEKVEESMFDKNENPIGKYLKVSGVYFQVIGVLKPETRVNFNGRKEETIFLPFTTMQQAYNYGNEVHLIAVTSKKGVSVSSLEDQITSIIKKRHYIAPNDDQALRSVNIEKQFKQMNGLFLGISILTWIVGIGTLMAGVIGVSNIMLVIVKERTREIGIQRALGATPKTIISQIVLESVVLTTLAGYIGLSLGVGLLELISNVLAKMNSSGDGMFYKDPTVDLPVALAALAVLILAGLFAGSIPAKRALQIKPIDALRDE; encoded by the coding sequence ATGTTTGACATTGAACGCTGGAACGAAATATGGAACGCCCTGACGAAGAACAAACTCAGGAGCTTTCTCACCGCCTTTGGGGTTTTCTGGGGAATCTTCATGCTGATTGTCATGACCGGGGCCGGAAACGGATTGAAACACGGCATTTACGACGGTGTATCCAAGTTTGCTGTTAACTCCGCTTTCATGTGGACACAGCGAACCGGCGAGCCTTACAAAGGCTTCAAACGCGGCCGTTTCTGGAATATGAACTCAACCGATGTCACCTATATCGAAGATCACGTTCAAGGCATTAAATACCTGGCACCAAAACTCTTTGGATGGCGGGAACGCAGTGGCGATAACACGGTTCGCGACAATCGTACCGGTGCCTTCAGTATCGTGGGCGATTACCCGGTTTATACGAAAATTGACCCGGTTACCATGGTAAAAGGACGATGGATAAACGAGATTGATATACTTGACAAGCGAAAAGTGTGTGTGATTGGTGAAAAAGTAGAGGAAAGTATGTTCGATAAAAACGAGAACCCTATCGGGAAGTATCTCAAAGTGTCGGGCGTATATTTCCAGGTCATCGGGGTACTGAAACCCGAAACCCGCGTCAACTTTAACGGACGGAAGGAAGAGACCATCTTCCTTCCATTCACCACCATGCAACAAGCATACAATTACGGCAACGAAGTTCACCTGATTGCTGTCACATCGAAAAAGGGTGTTTCCGTTAGTAGCCTGGAAGATCAAATTACAAGCATCATCAAGAAGCGGCACTACATCGCCCCGAATGATGACCAGGCGCTCAGAAGCGTGAACATCGAGAAGCAATTCAAACAGATGAACGGCCTTTTCCTCGGCATCAGCATTCTGACCTGGATTGTGGGTATCGGGACCTTAATGGCCGGCGTAATTGGTGTAAGTAACATCATGTTGGTAATCGTGAAAGAACGTACCCGTGAAATTGGAATACAGCGTGCCTTGGGCGCAACACCCAAAACCATCATTTCCCAAATTGTACTCGAAAGTGTGGTTCTGACCACCCTGGCCGGATACATCGGACTGTCATTGGGCGTCGGGCTCCTGGAGCTTATCAGCAACGTTTTGGCGAAAATGAATAGCAGTGGCGACGGCATGTTCTATAAAGATCCAACTGTCGATCTTCCGGTAGCACTTGCTGCATTAGCCGTTTTGATTCTGGCAGGATTGTTTGCCGGCTCTATTCCGGCCAAGCGGGCTCTGCAGATCAAACCCATCGACGCTTTACGCGACGAGTAA
- a CDS encoding TolC family protein: MSRLIYAIAFLILVSISNILKAQDTQDTPDAWSLKECIDYAIQNNIQVKQSELSTQYQENLLRKAKTDRFPNLSAQASQNENYGRSLTYNNTYENINSSESDLNLNTNVPVFQGFQINNNIKKSQFDLKASMEDLQKAKDDITMNIASAYLEILFSQELVKISQDQLDVTKQQIRQTQEKVDAGSLAKGSLLDIQAQAAKEELTLVDNQNQLKLNYLQLAQLLELDSYKNFKIQKPELPEIKAEASLISATEIYKRALALWPDVKSSEYKLQSSQYQLKAAKGANYPTITAYGFYYNSYNNKYTDLNGDKIPFSDQLSNNQRKGFGLQMNIPIFNRLQNKTNIDNAKIDVLSKQLDVENSKKVLRKDIETAETNAIAALNRYTSNQKAVAAMQEAFRYSEEKYNVGLVNALEYNQAKNNLAKAQSDLLQAKYEFIFRTKILDFYRGLPIEL; the protein is encoded by the coding sequence ATGAGTCGACTAATCTATGCCATCGCATTTTTAATACTGGTAAGCATTAGCAACATCTTGAAAGCACAGGATACACAGGACACACCTGATGCCTGGTCGCTGAAAGAGTGCATTGATTATGCCATTCAAAACAATATCCAGGTTAAACAAAGCGAGTTGAGCACACAATACCAGGAAAATTTATTGCGCAAAGCCAAAACCGACCGTTTTCCGAACCTGAGTGCCCAGGCTTCGCAAAACGAGAACTACGGTCGTTCGTTGACCTATAACAACACGTACGAGAATATCAACTCCTCGGAAAGTGATTTGAATCTGAATACAAATGTTCCGGTTTTTCAGGGGTTTCAGATCAACAACAACATCAAAAAGAGTCAGTTTGATCTGAAGGCTTCGATGGAAGATTTACAAAAGGCGAAGGATGACATTACCATGAATATCGCCTCTGCCTATCTTGAAATTCTCTTCTCGCAGGAATTGGTTAAAATTTCGCAGGACCAGCTGGATGTTACCAAACAGCAGATTCGGCAAACCCAGGAAAAGGTTGATGCCGGTAGTCTGGCCAAAGGAAGTCTCCTCGACATTCAGGCGCAAGCAGCCAAAGAGGAACTGACACTGGTAGACAACCAGAATCAGCTAAAACTGAACTATCTGCAACTGGCACAGCTGCTGGAGCTGGACTCTTACAAAAACTTTAAGATCCAGAAACCTGAACTGCCCGAAATTAAAGCCGAAGCTTCCCTAATCTCAGCAACTGAGATTTACAAGAGAGCCCTGGCATTGTGGCCGGACGTTAAATCGTCAGAATACAAACTGCAGAGCTCGCAATATCAACTGAAGGCTGCCAAAGGAGCTAATTATCCGACCATCACGGCGTATGGCTTTTATTATAACTCGTACAACAATAAATACACCGATTTGAACGGCGATAAGATTCCATTCAGTGATCAGCTGAGCAACAACCAGCGAAAAGGTTTTGGTCTCCAGATGAACATACCGATTTTCAACCGTCTGCAAAACAAGACCAATATCGATAATGCGAAAATTGATGTCCTCAGCAAACAACTCGATGTAGAAAACTCCAAGAAAGTCCTCCGAAAGGACATCGAAACGGCTGAAACCAATGCCATTGCAGCACTGAACCGTTACACATCGAACCAGAAAGCTGTTGCTGCCATGCAGGAAGCTTTCCGTTATTCGGAAGAGAAATACAATGTTGGTTTGGTGAACGCATTGGAGTACAACCAGGCAAAGAACAATTTGGCCAAAGCACAATCGGATTTGCTGCAAGCCAAGTACGAGTTCATTTTCCGCACCAAAATCCTCGACTTTTACCGCGGACTTCCCATTGAATTGTAA